The following nucleotide sequence is from Oncorhynchus kisutch isolate 150728-3 linkage group LG29, Okis_V2, whole genome shotgun sequence.
tttttatcagGTTGGCTTTACAAGTGTGCAGGGATAAGGTGGATAATGAGTGAAGAGTCAGGGAATGTGCAGAACAAGCCAGTGAAACGAGTGGAGGAGGGAAATGGAGAGTCTGGTGAGCACATCAGAAAGAAGCTTAAGTCTGATGTAGAACAGACTGGCGATGAGAGgaaacaccccaaaagaaaagtgGTCCTGCTTTTGGCGTATTCAGGCAAAGGTTACTACGGTATGCAGGTTGGTATTAACCCTCTTAATCTTTCCATAAATCGTATTCCATGTGTTTTTAAACAAAATTGCTACTTTCTAAATTCTTAATCTGTTTTGTGTTTCAGAGAAATGCTGGATCTTCCCAGTTCAAAACCATTGAGGATGAGCTGGTTACAGCACTGATTAAGTCTGGGTGCATCCCAGACAACCATGGAGATGATATGAAAAAAATGTCATTCCAAAGATGTGCAAGAACGGACAAGGTATGGGAGACAAACATGGAAAGAGCTTAGTTTCTGTCAGAACAAATGCGTCCCTTGAGCAAGTAGTCTTACATACCTGTGTTTTATACCTGAAGTAATGGAATGCACGGGATAAGACATGCACTGTGTGTGGCCTCAAACACAAATGGATTATTACCTTGCTTTGTGATCAGCACCATTTGTTTTGTCAGGGTGTTTCTGCAGCAGGTCAAGTGGTCTCTCTAAAACTGTGGATGATTGAAGACATAAAGGAAAAGCTCAACTCCAATCTTCCACCACAGATCCGAGTGCTGGGTGAGATCGCACTGCTTCCAGTTAAAAGTGTTGGAGATAAGCCTAAACCCTTCACAAGGAAGCCCATGGTGTCAGAATTTAGAATACGTTCTTGAAGTCTAGGTGGTTGCTTTTGGGAAGTCATTGATTACACTTTTTGTGAAAATATGTTGGACGTGGGATGACAATGGAATTGTTAATTGTCTCATGCTGTTTATTCTGCTTATTgttttgaatatatatatatatatattactcttttttattttttattattatctaAAAAATAACTTATGTCGGTTACCAGTGTGGTTCCACATAGTTTGTGATATTTTTTTTGTCCCGGTAGGTCTGAAACGAGTGACTGGGGGCTTCAATTCTAAAAACAGCTGTGATGCCCGCACGTACTCCTACATGCTCCCCACTGTGGCCTTCGCCCCAAAAGACTATAGCACTGAGAATTCTATTGCATTCCGCCTGGAGCCAGAGACACTGCAGAGAGTAAATTGTCTGTTTGGCAGCTACAAGGGCACTCATAACTTTCACAACTTCACCTCCCAGAAGGCCGCGCGGGACCCCAGCGCCCGCCGTTACATCACAGAGATGACCTGTGGCGAGCCCTTTGTGCGCGGCGGCGCTGAGTTTGCTGAGATTACCGTGCGTGGCCAGAGCTTCATGATGCATCAAATCCGGAAAATGATTGGCCTGGTGATAGCTGTGGTGAAGGGTTATTCTGGGGATGAGGTGTTAAAGCGAAGCTGGGGCGAGGAGAAGGTGGATGTACCCAAGGCCCCTGGGCTGGGCCTGGTGCTCGAGAAGGTGCACTTTGACAGGTACAACAAGCGCTTCGGTGGGGACGGCCTCCATGAGTGCCTGGAGTGGACTGAAGAGGAGCAGGCTATCTTGGCCTTCAAGGAGGAACACATCTACCCCAGCATTGTGGAGACGGAGTGCCAGGAAGGGTCCATGGCCAGCTGGATGGCCACACTGCCCATACACGACTTTAAGGCCACTGCGAAAGGGGCTCAGGATAAGGACAGGGGGCAGGTGGGTGAATCCAACAGAAT
It contains:
- the LOC109874154 gene encoding tRNA pseudouridine synthase A isoform X1; protein product: MQKIRALIASPRVLSIKSNGWLYKCAGIRWIMSEESGNVQNKPVKRVEEGNGESGEHIRKKLKSDVEQTGDERKHPKRKVVLLLAYSGKGYYGMQRNAGSSQFKTIEDELVTALIKSGCIPDNHGDDMKKMSFQRCARTDKGVSAAGQVVSLKLWMIEDIKEKLNSNLPPQIRVLGLKRVTGGFNSKNSCDARTYSYMLPTVAFAPKDYSTENSIAFRLEPETLQRVNCLFGSYKGTHNFHNFTSQKAARDPSARRYITEMTCGEPFVRGGAEFAEITVRGQSFMMHQIRKMIGLVIAVVKGYSGDEVLKRSWGEEKVDVPKAPGLGLVLEKVHFDRYNKRFGGDGLHECLEWTEEEQAILAFKEEHIYPSIVETECQEGSMASWMATLPIHDFKATAKGAQDKDRGQDDDEGNGSDSAL
- the LOC109874154 gene encoding tRNA pseudouridine synthase A isoform X2 — its product is MSEESGNVQNKPVKRVEEGNGESGEHIRKKLKSDVEQTGDERKHPKRKVVLLLAYSGKGYYGMQRNAGSSQFKTIEDELVTALIKSGCIPDNHGDDMKKMSFQRCARTDKGVSAAGQVVSLKLWMIEDIKEKLNSNLPPQIRVLGLKRVTGGFNSKNSCDARTYSYMLPTVAFAPKDYSTENSIAFRLEPETLQRVNCLFGSYKGTHNFHNFTSQKAARDPSARRYITEMTCGEPFVRGGAEFAEITVRGQSFMMHQIRKMIGLVIAVVKGYSGDEVLKRSWGEEKVDVPKAPGLGLVLEKVHFDRYNKRFGGDGLHECLEWTEEEQAILAFKEEHIYPSIVETECQEGSMASWMATLPIHDFKATAKGAQDKDRGQDDDEGNGSDSAL